A region of Diadema setosum chromosome 15, eeDiaSeto1, whole genome shotgun sequence DNA encodes the following proteins:
- the LOC140239034 gene encoding dolichyl-diphosphooligosaccharide--protein glycosyltransferase 48 kDa subunit-like translates to MAVGVALVFCGLLALLSSVQGGGKTLVLLDSMTMRESHSIYFKSLQERGFDLTFKTADDPNLKLSSYGEYLFEHLVLFCPSVEEFGGDIGDNTLTDFIDEGGNILVAGSSNIGEPLRDLGSNCGVEFDEEGTAVIDHLNYDVKDEGYHTLVVADAENLIDAETISGPKTNKPILFSGVGMIADADNPLVIDVLHASSSAYSHNPQELVEEYPLAVGKNTLLMAALQARNNARVVFSGSVDLFSDAYFQSAVQKASDNSQRFEQSGNMALALAVTQWAFKEQGVIRVNRVAHHKVGESTPPSSYTIEDKVEFSIWLDILVDGQWRPFSANDVQLEFVRIDPFVRTTLSGKNGRFSTVFKLPDVYGVFQFKVDYNRIGYTHLFSTTQVSVRPFEHTQFERFIPSAFPYYASAFSMMFGVFIFSFVFLHHRDEEKSKRD, encoded by the exons ATGGCAGTCGGAGTGGCTCTTGTTTTCTGCGGGCTTCTTGCCCTCCTGAGTAGCGTTCAGGGCGGAGGAAAGACTCTAGTGTTACTAGACTCAATGACCATGAGAGAATCTCactcaatttatttcaaatctcTGCAAG AACGAGGTTTCGACCTAACGTTTAAAACTGCAGATGACCCAAACTTGAAGCTGAGCAGTTATGGGGAGTACCTCTTTGAACATTTGGTGCTCTTCTGCCCGTCGGTTGAAG AATTCGGAGGAGACATTGGAGACAACACATTAACCGACTTTATTGATGAAGGAGGAAACATACTTGTAGCAGGCAGTTCAAATATAG GTGAACCACTCAGGGATCTAGGAAGTAATTGTGGAGTGGAATTTGATGAAGAAGGAACAGCAGTAATTGATCATCTGAACTATGATGTTAAAGATGAAGGATAT cACACATTAGTGGTAGCAGATGCAGAAAACTTGATTGATGCAGAAACTATTTCAGGACCAAAGACCAACAAGCCAATTCTCTTCAGTGGAGTTGG CATGATAGCCGATGCCGACAACCCCCTGGTCATCGATGTCCTGCACGCCTCGTCGTCTGCCTACTCGCACAACCCCCAGGAGCTAGTGGAGGAGTACCCGCTGGCGGTGGGGAAGAACACCCTCCTGATGGCCGCCCTGCAGGCCAGGAACAATGCCAGGGTGGTCTTCAGCGGGTCTGTGGACCTCTTCAGTGACGCCTACTTCCAGTCGGCTGTACAGAAAGCCTCTGACAACTCTCAGAG GTTTGAGCAGTCTGGCAACATGGCTCTGGCCCTGGCCGTGACTCAGTGGGCTTTCAAGGAGCAGGGCGTCATCCGGGTCAACCGCGTCGCTCATCACAAAGTGGGGGAGAGCACACCACCCTCATCCTACACCATTGAAGACAAAGTG GAGTTCAGTATCTGGTTGGACATACTTGTCGATGGCCAGTGGCGTCCATTCAGTGCCAATGATGTCCAGCTGGAGTTCGTCCGCATCGACCCCTTCGTCCGCACAACCCTCTCTGGCAAGA ATGGCCGATTTTCAACAGTATTCAAGTTGCCGGATGTCTATGGTGTGTTTCAGTTCAAGGTTGACTACAATCGTATTGGTTACACCCATCTCTTCAGTACCACTCAG GTCTCTGTGCGACCCTTCGAGCACACCCAGTTCGAGCGCTTCATCCCGTCTGCGTTCCCTTACTACGCCAGTGCCTTCTCCATGATGTTTGGAGTCTTTATCTTCAGCTTCGTCTTCCTCCATCACCGCGACGAAGAAAAATCCAAGCGAGATTAG